The Hymenobacter sp. 5317J-9 genome has a window encoding:
- a CDS encoding gliding motility lipoprotein GldB produces the protein MNTNNFAWRRWLPLFVVGSLGLTACEQGPAEGCRADAAADAPAVPVKVQRLEQPFFAIKTPADAEQFMNAHPAFARYYLQRQPANEKELANGLTQLATNAALQQLGRETAAAFPDSAALRHDVSEVFRRVHHYFPDFRVPPTNTYVSGFLAKDIYVNDSLLVMSLDWFVGPKASKRPDLPQYMLRRYTPAGLMPLLAQDVSSKYNRHELTANTMLDAMVHAGKSLYFASQMLPCTPDSLLMGYTRREMMGLEANEPRVWGHFLEKNLLYSTTPFLLQKYVGERPNVPEIDKTCPGRVGQWVGLQIIRKYVSLHPDVTLGRLMAEKNAQRILNESHYRPMNK, from the coding sequence GTGAATACGAATAATTTTGCCTGGCGGCGCTGGCTGCCCCTGTTTGTAGTCGGGAGCCTGGGCCTTACGGCCTGTGAGCAAGGGCCGGCCGAAGGCTGCCGCGCCGATGCTGCCGCCGACGCCCCGGCGGTGCCCGTGAAGGTGCAGCGCCTGGAGCAGCCGTTTTTCGCCATTAAGACGCCGGCCGATGCCGAGCAGTTTATGAACGCGCATCCGGCTTTCGCGCGCTACTACCTGCAACGCCAGCCGGCCAACGAAAAGGAGCTGGCCAATGGCCTGACGCAACTGGCCACCAACGCTGCGCTGCAGCAGCTGGGCCGTGAAACGGCCGCGGCCTTTCCCGACAGCGCGGCGCTGCGGCACGACGTGAGCGAAGTGTTTCGGCGGGTGCATCATTATTTCCCTGATTTCCGGGTGCCGCCCACCAACACGTATGTGAGCGGCTTCCTGGCTAAGGATATTTATGTGAACGACAGCCTGCTAGTGATGAGTCTGGACTGGTTTGTGGGCCCCAAGGCCAGCAAGCGGCCCGACCTGCCGCAGTACATGCTGCGCCGCTACACGCCGGCCGGCCTGATGCCGCTGCTGGCCCAGGACGTGTCGAGCAAATACAACCGCCACGAACTCACGGCCAACACCATGCTCGACGCCATGGTGCACGCCGGCAAGTCGCTCTATTTCGCCAGCCAGATGCTGCCCTGCACCCCCGACTCATTGCTGATGGGCTACACGCGGCGCGAAATGATGGGGCTGGAGGCCAACGAGCCCCGCGTGTGGGGCCATTTCCTGGAAAAAAACCTGCTGTACTCGACCACGCCCTTCCTGCTGCAGAAATACGTGGGCGAGCGGCCCAACGTGCCCGAAATCGACAAGACCTGCCCCGGCCGCGTGGGCCAGTGGGTAGGCCTGCAAATCATTCGCAAGTACGTGTCGCTGCACCCCGACGTAACGTTGGGCCGCCTGATGGCGGAGAAAAACGCCCAGCGCATTCTGAACGAGTCGCACTACCGGCCCATGAATAAGTGA
- a CDS encoding glycosyltransferase family 4 protein yields MHIAVFSQYHTSPDCPATSRHYTLLAHMAKTHRVTLLTTPAWRSQQLTHEFPWVPAGVEIREANVPYENKMGPARRALAFAQYAAWAVREGLKIDKPDVIWGISTPLTAAWAAAQVARWRRVPWVFEVQDLWPSFPIAMGAVPTALARQQLYRMEKRLYQSARTVLPLSPDMTRYVTDLGIAPEKVTTVLNGTDLELAARATPAAVAKLRQEQGLRGKQVVLYAGTFGRANDMPTLVAAAEAMAAEGRDVVWLFLGHGFYEPLIAAAAARWPEHIRLVGGLPRHEVFSWFALADVSVVSFLNMPVLDANSPAKLYDSLAVGTPVIVTNQGWTKKLVEQQSCGWYVPAGDSVALATKLRELLAQPNVLLQAGEQGRILAIDSFDRKHLATTVQQVLEHAIS; encoded by the coding sequence ATGCACATCGCCGTTTTCAGCCAGTACCACACCAGCCCCGATTGCCCGGCCACCAGCCGGCACTACACGCTGCTGGCACACATGGCCAAAACGCACCGCGTGACGCTGCTGACCACCCCCGCCTGGCGCAGCCAGCAGCTTACCCATGAATTTCCCTGGGTACCGGCTGGCGTGGAAATTCGGGAGGCTAACGTGCCGTATGAGAACAAAATGGGCCCGGCCCGCCGGGCCCTGGCTTTTGCGCAATACGCGGCCTGGGCCGTGCGCGAAGGATTGAAAATTGACAAGCCCGATGTGATTTGGGGCATCAGCACGCCGCTCACGGCGGCTTGGGCGGCGGCGCAGGTGGCGCGCTGGCGGCGGGTGCCGTGGGTGTTTGAGGTGCAGGACTTGTGGCCGTCGTTCCCCATTGCCATGGGGGCGGTGCCCACGGCGTTGGCCCGACAGCAGCTTTACCGGATGGAAAAGAGGCTGTACCAGAGCGCCCGCACCGTGTTGCCGCTCTCGCCCGACATGACTCGCTACGTGACCGACCTGGGTATTGCGCCCGAAAAAGTCACCACCGTGCTCAACGGCACCGACCTGGAGTTGGCCGCCCGGGCCACACCGGCAGCCGTTGCAAAGCTTCGGCAGGAGCAAGGGCTACGCGGCAAGCAGGTCGTACTCTATGCCGGCACTTTCGGCCGTGCCAACGACATGCCGACCCTAGTAGCTGCTGCTGAGGCGATGGCTGCGGAGGGCCGCGATGTGGTGTGGCTGTTTCTGGGCCACGGCTTTTATGAGCCGCTGATTGCGGCGGCGGCGGCCCGCTGGCCGGAGCACATCCGGCTGGTGGGCGGGCTGCCGCGGCACGAGGTGTTTAGCTGGTTTGCGCTGGCCGACGTTTCAGTTGTATCCTTCCTGAATATGCCGGTGCTGGATGCCAACTCGCCGGCCAAGCTCTACGATTCTCTGGCCGTGGGCACTCCAGTCATTGTCACCAATCAGGGCTGGACCAAGAAGCTAGTGGAGCAGCAGTCCTGTGGCTGGTACGTGCCGGCGGGCGACTCCGTGGCTTTGGCTACCAAGCTGCGCGAGCTGCTGGCCCAGCCCAACGTGTTGCTTCAAGCCGGAGAACAGGGCCGCATCCTGGCAATCGATTCCTTCGACCGCAAGCACCTGGCCACAACCGTGCAGCAGGTGCTAGAGCATGCAATCAGCTAG
- a CDS encoding MFS transporter: MLPSADSAPAHDPYAALRVPDFRRLVSTRTLLTVATRVQGLVVSWQIYHLTGDPLALGLIGLSEAIPSIVVSLYAGYVADTVRRKRIVTAALLVLVLCAAALAALASPYGIGLLAKGALYTLPLYAVIFVSGLARGFMGPALFSFMPQLLPDRALLPNAITWNSTTYQASAVLGPALGGFLIEPLGVAWSYAVALGLLLLGLVQFIRIADRPLPPMEGERLSLKDSVLSGLRFIFGNQLVLAALSLDMFAVLFGGAVALLPVFASDILKVGARGFGQLEAAPAIGSVLMAIFLTYYPLKRKAGLKLLWAVAGFGLATIGFALSRNFFLSLFLLFLTGVFDSVSVIVRSTLIHVYTPEYMKGRVSAVNNIFIGSSNEIGAFESGTAARLLGTVRSVVFGGLMTLLVVAITTWRADKLRKLESGTK, encoded by the coding sequence ATGCTGCCTTCTGCTGATTCTGCCCCGGCTCACGACCCCTACGCGGCCCTGCGCGTGCCTGATTTTCGCCGCCTGGTGTCTACCCGCACCCTGCTCACGGTGGCCACGCGGGTGCAGGGCCTGGTGGTGAGCTGGCAGATTTACCACCTCACCGGTGACCCCCTGGCGTTGGGTCTTATTGGGCTTTCGGAGGCCATTCCGAGCATTGTGGTGTCGCTGTACGCGGGCTACGTGGCCGATACCGTGCGGCGCAAGCGCATTGTGACGGCGGCGCTGCTGGTGCTGGTGCTGTGCGCCGCGGCTCTGGCGGCACTGGCCAGCCCCTACGGCATCGGGCTGCTGGCGAAGGGGGCACTTTATACGCTGCCGCTGTACGCGGTGATTTTTGTGAGCGGGCTGGCGCGGGGCTTTATGGGGCCGGCGCTGTTTTCGTTTATGCCGCAGCTGCTGCCCGACCGCGCGCTGCTGCCCAACGCCATTACCTGGAACAGCACCACCTACCAGGCCTCGGCGGTGCTGGGGCCAGCGCTGGGCGGCTTTCTGATTGAGCCGCTGGGCGTGGCCTGGTCCTACGCCGTGGCGCTGGGGCTGTTGCTGCTTGGACTGGTACAGTTTATACGCATTGCCGACCGGCCCCTGCCGCCCATGGAAGGCGAACGCCTGAGCCTGAAAGACAGCGTGCTGAGCGGCCTGCGCTTCATTTTTGGCAACCAGCTGGTGCTGGCCGCGCTGTCGTTGGACATGTTTGCGGTGCTCTTTGGTGGGGCGGTGGCGTTGCTGCCGGTTTTTGCCTCAGATATTCTGAAAGTGGGCGCGCGCGGCTTTGGGCAGCTGGAAGCCGCTCCGGCCATTGGCTCGGTGCTGATGGCCATTTTCCTGACTTACTACCCCTTGAAGCGCAAGGCCGGGCTGAAGCTGCTGTGGGCGGTGGCGGGCTTTGGGCTGGCCACCATTGGGTTTGCGCTGTCGCGTAATTTCTTCCTGTCGCTGTTCCTGCTGTTCCTCACGGGCGTGTTCGACTCAGTATCGGTAATTGTGCGCTCCACGCTCATCCACGTGTACACGCCGGAATACATGAAGGGCCGGGTGTCGGCGGTGAACAACATCTTCATCGGCTCCAGCAACGAGATTGGGGCCTTTGAGAGCGGTACGGCGGCGCGGCTGCTGGGCACGGTGCGCTCGGTGGTGTTTGGCGGGCTGATGACGCTGCTCGTGGTGGCCATCACCACTTGGCGGGCCGACAAGCTGCGCAAGCTGGAATCGGGCACGAAGTAG
- a CDS encoding xanthine dehydrogenase family protein molybdopterin-binding subunit has protein sequence MEHEPAFFETSPTPSVVGKPLNRVDGRDKVMGKAKYSAEYPLPGLTYGVLKTSDIAKGRVQSIDASAALREPGVLAVFTHLNLPKLAKTPNDADGKKAIGAPMGFLPLTSDVIHYAGQPVAVVVADTFERATQAAALVRVSYAAEAPIAAYTDKRAQRFNPEKIQDGKADGYTRRGDAQAAMAAAPVQLTAVYTHAINHHNPMEPGATTAIWEAPDRLTVYESTQGVTRTQKSLSAYFGLPQDQVRVVTKYLGGGFGCKGSCWPHTVLTAQAAKGVGRPVKLVLSRKQQFTSMGHREDQTQTLRLGASKEGKLLALIHEKTSTTSPWDNYAEANSKIINLLYDCPTFESHYELARANVMTSTFTRAPGEAPGSFAIECLMDDLAYRLGKDPIEIRLLNYAEKDPSTGKPWSSKSLKQCYARGAELFGWSKRNPKAGATRNGRLLVGMGMATASYPVHNSQGTARVRLYADGHAVVQSGATDLGTGTYTVMTQVAADSLGLAPEKIRFELGDTKLPTAPNSGGSVAAGTVSSSVYMAAQDVWERLTKMAIKDPKSPLFQAKAEDVAMEKGRLQLKKDASKGEDFKALMKRAGIDDIEGSGQGKYGAGYEAGQAASTAPESRKDSAGQHSMHSFGAHFCEVQVDPDLGTVRVTRWVSVHGAGRILNAKTARSQIIGGSIFGIGAALMEATARDPHYARYTNADLGDYHIPVNADIPDMTVEFIDEHDPYINAMGVKGIGEISMVGVSAAVANAVFHATGKRVRDLPITPDKILGTKSV, from the coding sequence ATGGAACACGAACCCGCTTTTTTCGAAACCTCGCCCACGCCCAGCGTAGTAGGCAAGCCCCTAAACCGCGTGGACGGTCGCGACAAGGTGATGGGCAAGGCCAAATACTCGGCCGAATACCCGCTGCCGGGCCTCACCTACGGCGTGCTCAAAACCAGCGACATTGCCAAAGGCCGCGTCCAGAGCATCGACGCCAGTGCGGCGCTGCGGGAGCCGGGCGTGCTGGCCGTGTTCACGCACCTTAACCTGCCCAAGCTGGCCAAAACACCCAACGACGCCGACGGCAAAAAAGCCATTGGCGCGCCTATGGGCTTCCTGCCGCTGACGTCGGACGTCATTCACTACGCCGGCCAGCCCGTGGCCGTGGTGGTGGCCGACACCTTTGAACGCGCCACCCAGGCCGCGGCCTTGGTGCGCGTGAGCTACGCCGCCGAGGCGCCCATTGCGGCCTACACCGACAAGCGCGCCCAGCGGTTCAACCCCGAAAAAATTCAGGACGGCAAGGCCGACGGCTACACCCGCCGCGGCGATGCCCAAGCCGCCATGGCCGCCGCGCCCGTGCAGCTCACGGCCGTGTACACGCACGCCATAAACCACCACAACCCCATGGAGCCGGGCGCCACCACGGCCATTTGGGAAGCCCCCGACCGGCTGACGGTGTACGAATCGACCCAGGGCGTGACGCGCACGCAGAAGTCGCTGTCGGCTTACTTCGGCCTGCCGCAGGACCAGGTGCGCGTCGTGACCAAGTACCTCGGCGGGGGCTTCGGCTGCAAGGGCTCGTGCTGGCCCCACACCGTGCTCACGGCCCAGGCCGCCAAGGGCGTGGGCCGGCCGGTGAAGCTGGTTCTGAGCCGCAAGCAACAGTTCACGAGCATGGGCCACCGCGAAGACCAAACCCAGACCCTGCGCCTGGGAGCTTCCAAAGAAGGCAAGCTGCTGGCCCTGATTCACGAGAAAACCTCCACCACCTCGCCCTGGGACAATTACGCCGAGGCCAACAGCAAAATCATCAACCTGCTGTACGACTGCCCCACGTTTGAGTCGCACTACGAACTGGCGCGGGCCAATGTGATGACGTCCACCTTCACCCGCGCCCCAGGCGAGGCCCCGGGCTCGTTTGCCATCGAGTGCCTGATGGACGACCTGGCCTACCGGCTGGGCAAGGACCCCATCGAGATTCGTCTGCTGAACTACGCCGAAAAGGACCCCAGCACCGGCAAACCCTGGAGCAGCAAGAGCCTGAAGCAGTGCTACGCCCGCGGTGCCGAGCTATTTGGCTGGAGCAAGCGCAACCCCAAAGCCGGCGCCACCCGCAATGGCCGCCTGCTGGTGGGCATGGGCATGGCCACGGCCAGCTACCCGGTGCACAACTCGCAGGGCACCGCCCGCGTGCGCCTCTACGCCGACGGCCACGCCGTGGTGCAAAGCGGCGCCACCGACCTCGGCACCGGTACCTACACCGTGATGACGCAGGTTGCGGCCGACTCGCTGGGCCTGGCGCCCGAAAAAATCCGTTTCGAGCTGGGCGATACCAAATTGCCCACCGCGCCCAACTCGGGCGGCTCGGTGGCGGCGGGCACGGTGTCGTCGTCGGTGTACATGGCGGCGCAGGACGTGTGGGAGCGCCTCACCAAAATGGCTATTAAAGACCCCAAGTCCCCGCTTTTCCAGGCCAAAGCCGAAGACGTGGCGATGGAAAAAGGCCGCCTGCAATTGAAGAAGGATGCATCGAAAGGCGAAGACTTTAAAGCCCTGATGAAGCGCGCCGGCATCGACGACATCGAGGGTAGCGGGCAGGGCAAGTACGGCGCCGGCTACGAGGCCGGGCAGGCAGCGTCCACCGCGCCGGAGTCGCGCAAGGACTCGGCGGGGCAGCATTCTATGCATTCCTTTGGCGCGCATTTCTGCGAGGTGCAGGTCGACCCCGATTTGGGCACCGTGCGCGTCACGCGCTGGGTGAGCGTGCACGGCGCCGGTCGGATTCTAAACGCCAAGACGGCCCGCAGCCAGATTATCGGCGGCAGCATTTTCGGCATCGGCGCGGCCCTGATGGAAGCCACCGCCCGCGACCCGCACTACGCCCGCTATACCAACGCCGACCTCGGCGATTATCACATCCCGGTGAACGCCGACATTCCGGACATGACCGTGGAATTCATCGACGAGCACGACCCCTACATCAACGCCATGGGCGTGAAGGGCATCGGCGAGATTTCGATGGTGGGCGTATCGGCCGCTGTGGCCAATGCCGTGTTTCACGCCACCGGCAAGCGCGTGCGCGACCTGCCCATCACCCCCGATAAGATTTTGGGCACAAAATCCGTTTAG
- a CDS encoding Rne/Rng family ribonuclease, with protein sequence MSNELVINSTQEGERIALLQDKRLIEYHFDRNDTNYSVGDIFLGTVKKVMPGLNAAFVDIGYEKDAFLHYGDLGEQYNSFTKWARTVQSGRAATAGLEKFTFEPPLDKVGKAENVFKKGQQIVVQIIKEPISTKGPRVSTDISMAGRYLVLMPFSNTISVSKKIVSKAERDRLKRLIASIKPDNFGVIIRTVAEGREVAELDKDMQDMVAKWEQMYTTLRTAKPNDKVLGELGRTSSMLRDMLNESFDSIMVDAPAMYEEMRDYIQKIAPDKLGLLKLHNSKIKIFEQTGIEKQLKTLFGKTVTVPGGGYLVIEHTEALHVIDVNSGSKSNQENDQEATALMINMLAAKEVARQLRLRDMGGIIVVDFIDMRSAESRKKVEDAVRDVMKHDKAKFTVLPITKFGLLQITRQRVRPAENIVTGEVCPTCGGTGKISASIQVTDDIDNSIDDLLVNQNQSGLTLSVHPFLHAYYTKGLVSRQMKWYLKYYKWVKVVKDSSLGLTDYRIEDERGEEIQLRSSAAAMSRLQDREVEIED encoded by the coding sequence TTGAGTAATGAATTAGTCATTAATTCTACTCAGGAAGGCGAGCGAATTGCGTTGTTGCAAGACAAGCGGTTGATTGAATACCATTTCGACCGCAACGACACCAATTACTCAGTAGGCGACATCTTCCTGGGCACCGTGAAAAAGGTGATGCCCGGCCTGAACGCGGCTTTTGTGGACATTGGCTACGAAAAAGACGCGTTTCTGCATTACGGCGACCTCGGGGAACAATATAACTCCTTCACGAAGTGGGCCCGGACGGTTCAAAGCGGCCGCGCCGCCACCGCCGGACTAGAAAAATTTACGTTTGAGCCCCCGCTTGATAAAGTGGGCAAGGCCGAAAACGTATTCAAGAAAGGGCAGCAGATTGTTGTCCAGATTATCAAAGAGCCCATCTCGACGAAGGGCCCTCGCGTGAGCACCGACATTTCGATGGCGGGCCGTTACCTCGTGCTGATGCCGTTTTCGAACACCATCAGCGTGAGCAAGAAGATAGTGAGCAAGGCTGAGCGCGACCGGCTCAAGCGGCTCATTGCCAGTATCAAGCCCGACAACTTTGGCGTCATCATCCGCACCGTAGCGGAAGGGCGTGAAGTAGCCGAGCTGGACAAGGACATGCAGGACATGGTGGCCAAGTGGGAGCAGATGTACACCACCCTGCGCACCGCCAAGCCCAACGACAAGGTGCTGGGCGAACTCGGCCGCACCTCGTCCATGCTCCGCGACATGCTGAACGAGTCGTTCGACAGCATCATGGTCGACGCCCCGGCCATGTACGAGGAGATGCGCGACTACATTCAGAAAATCGCGCCCGACAAGCTGGGTCTGCTGAAGCTGCACAACTCGAAAATCAAGATTTTCGAGCAAACCGGCATTGAAAAGCAGCTAAAGACGCTGTTTGGCAAGACGGTGACCGTGCCCGGCGGCGGCTACCTCGTGATTGAGCACACCGAAGCCCTGCACGTTATCGACGTGAACTCGGGTAGCAAGAGCAATCAGGAAAATGACCAGGAAGCTACGGCCTTGATGATTAACATGCTGGCGGCCAAAGAAGTGGCTCGGCAGTTGCGCCTGCGCGACATGGGCGGCATCATCGTGGTCGACTTCATTGACATGCGCTCGGCCGAAAGCCGCAAGAAGGTGGAAGACGCCGTGCGCGACGTGATGAAGCACGACAAAGCCAAGTTCACGGTCCTGCCCATCACTAAGTTCGGCCTCTTGCAAATCACCCGCCAGCGGGTGCGGCCAGCTGAGAACATCGTGACCGGCGAGGTGTGCCCTACTTGTGGCGGCACCGGCAAGATTTCGGCCTCCATCCAGGTGACGGACGACATTGACAACAGCATTGACGACCTGCTGGTGAACCAGAACCAGTCGGGCCTCACGCTGTCGGTGCATCCGTTCCTGCACGCGTACTACACCAAAGGACTGGTTTCGCGCCAGATGAAGTGGTATCTCAAGTACTACAAGTGGGTGAAAGTGGTGAAAGACAGTAGCCTGGGCCTCACCGACTACCGCATCGAAGACGAGCGGGGCGAGGAAATTCAGCTGCGCTCGTCGGCCGCCGCCATGAGCCGCTTGCAGGACCGCGAGGTGGAAATCGAAGATTGA
- a CDS encoding sigma-70 family RNA polymerase sigma factor: MDLLQPSDSALISLYLAGQESAFAILLERHRSRVFTTILLIVRDEDVAEDLLQDTFIKAIHTLKGGRYNEEGKFAPWICRIAHNLAIDSFRRGKRTPHVSLSDNDRLANTLTLADDGPDDILAREETHTRLRALIQELPAAQKEVLLMRHYGDMSFQEIADATGVSINTALGRMRYALINLRKKMTANSLHHYDSNLTPFDTAPVCVQRIAS; the protein is encoded by the coding sequence ATGGACCTCTTGCAACCGAGCGACTCCGCGCTCATCTCGCTCTACCTGGCCGGCCAGGAATCCGCCTTCGCTATCCTGCTGGAGCGGCACCGCAGTCGTGTGTTCACGACCATCCTCCTCATCGTGCGCGACGAGGACGTGGCCGAGGACCTGTTGCAGGACACGTTCATCAAGGCCATTCACACCCTCAAAGGCGGGCGCTACAACGAAGAGGGCAAGTTTGCCCCCTGGATTTGCCGCATCGCCCACAACCTGGCCATCGATTCGTTCCGGCGCGGCAAGCGGACGCCCCACGTCAGCTTGAGCGATAACGACCGGCTGGCCAACACCCTCACCCTCGCCGACGACGGCCCGGACGATATCCTGGCCCGCGAGGAAACCCATACCCGCCTTCGGGCGTTAATCCAGGAGCTGCCCGCCGCTCAGAAGGAGGTGCTGCTGATGCGCCACTACGGCGACATGAGCTTCCAGGAAATTGCCGACGCAACCGGCGTCAGCATCAACACGGCCCTGGGCCGGATGCGCTATGCGCTGATTAACCTGCGGAAGAAAATGACCGCAAATTCCCTGCATCATTATGATTCAAACCTTACCCCATTCGACACTGCTCCAGTATGTGTACAACGAATTGCCTCCTGA
- a CDS encoding nucleotidyltransferase family protein, with the protein MAAPESTASATASAATEPVALVLLAAGASTRMGRPKQLLSYRGRTLLRHAAETAVASGCTPIVLVTGAVHEALAAEVAGLPVQVVHNPDWETGMASSIRAGLAAAQPTEPAAVLIMLSDQPHLTPELLRELVQRQRQARAPIAAAAYGDALGVPAVFDRALFSQLMELRGQAGAGRLIASYGPAVERIAFPAGLLDVDTPEQYAALLQNG; encoded by the coding sequence ATGGCTGCCCCTGAGTCCACCGCCAGCGCCACTGCTTCGGCTGCCACCGAGCCGGTGGCGCTGGTACTGTTAGCCGCCGGCGCCTCCACCCGCATGGGGCGCCCCAAGCAGCTCCTCTCCTACCGCGGCCGCACGCTGCTGCGCCACGCTGCCGAAACGGCCGTAGCCAGCGGCTGCACGCCCATTGTGCTGGTGACGGGCGCCGTGCACGAGGCGTTGGCCGCCGAGGTAGCGGGCCTGCCCGTGCAGGTGGTGCACAACCCCGATTGGGAAACCGGCATGGCGTCCTCCATCCGCGCGGGCCTGGCAGCAGCTCAGCCAACCGAGCCGGCGGCGGTGCTCATCATGCTCAGCGACCAGCCTCACCTGACGCCGGAGCTGCTGCGGGAGCTGGTGCAGCGGCAGCGCCAAGCCCGGGCGCCCATCGCGGCGGCGGCCTACGGCGACGCGCTGGGCGTGCCCGCCGTGTTCGACCGGGCCTTGTTTTCTCAGCTTATGGAGCTGCGTGGCCAGGCCGGCGCCGGCCGCCTCATTGCCAGCTACGGGCCCGCCGTGGAGCGCATTGCGTTTCCGGCCGGTTTGCTTGATGTAGACACGCCGGAGCAATACGCCGCGCTGCTGCAGAACGGGTAG
- the nth gene encoding endonuclease III, giving the protein MRRADRFKYFLDYFTTNFPEPKTELVYGNPYELIVAVVLSAQCTDKRVNLVMPSLLAQFPTAAHLGAASAEEILPFISSISYPNNKAKHLAGLGRMLTADFGGEVPSQIDELQRLPGVGRKTANVVASVIYNQPAMAVDTHVFRVSHRIGLVPKMATTPLAVEKALVRYIPEGLINRAHHWLILHGRYTCVARSPKCNSCPLAPGCAYFEKQFGRAAAYVPIPEK; this is encoded by the coding sequence ATGCGCCGCGCCGACCGATTCAAATACTTCCTCGACTACTTCACCACCAACTTCCCAGAGCCCAAAACCGAGCTGGTGTATGGCAACCCGTACGAGCTGATTGTGGCCGTGGTGCTCAGCGCACAGTGCACCGACAAGCGCGTGAACCTGGTGATGCCTTCCCTACTAGCACAGTTCCCGACGGCCGCGCACCTGGGCGCCGCCTCGGCCGAGGAAATCCTGCCCTTCATCAGCAGCATCTCCTACCCCAACAACAAAGCCAAGCACCTGGCCGGCCTGGGCCGCATGCTCACCGCGGACTTCGGCGGCGAAGTGCCCAGCCAGATTGACGAGCTGCAGCGCCTGCCCGGCGTGGGCCGCAAAACCGCCAACGTGGTGGCCTCGGTCATTTACAACCAACCGGCCATGGCCGTCGACACGCACGTGTTTCGGGTGTCGCACCGCATCGGGCTGGTGCCCAAAATGGCCACCACGCCGCTGGCCGTAGAGAAAGCACTGGTGCGCTACATTCCGGAAGGCCTCATTAACCGGGCCCATCACTGGCTCATTTTGCACGGGCGCTATACCTGCGTGGCGCGCTCACCCAAGTGCAACAGCTGTCCGCTGGCGCCCGGCTGCGCTTATTTTGAGAAGCAGTTCGGCAGAGCGGCGGCTTACGTCCCCATCCCAGAAAAGTAG
- a CDS encoding porin family protein, which yields MKKILLAALALAASIGTASAQVEIGLKVSPSITSLRAESTSANAFKSDGSQLGFGGGLVVDYFFGENYAFSTGLLLTGKGGTIAYNDINNGSNTPVVVKPKIGIQYLELPVTVKLFTNEIASATRLYFQVGGSLNVPIGTRINGSKFYTDPGTGTEVKAGDYVYFIDADALVGAGVEYQMGKSTKLFAGLSYHRGLVDIDHYFESKRGFKDVTIKNSSVALDLGIKF from the coding sequence ATGAAAAAAATATTGCTCGCCGCTCTGGCTCTCGCCGCTTCCATCGGCACGGCTTCGGCCCAGGTCGAAATCGGCCTGAAAGTGTCGCCTTCCATCACCAGCCTGCGCGCTGAATCGACCTCCGCCAACGCCTTCAAAAGCGACGGCAGCCAGCTCGGCTTCGGCGGCGGGCTGGTGGTCGACTACTTTTTTGGCGAAAACTACGCCTTTAGCACCGGCCTGCTGCTCACCGGCAAAGGGGGCACCATTGCCTACAACGACATCAATAACGGCTCGAACACGCCGGTGGTGGTAAAACCCAAAATCGGCATTCAATACCTCGAGTTGCCCGTCACGGTGAAGCTTTTCACGAATGAAATTGCGTCGGCTACCCGGCTATACTTCCAAGTGGGCGGCTCCCTGAATGTGCCCATCGGCACACGCATCAACGGCAGCAAGTTCTACACCGACCCCGGTACCGGCACCGAGGTGAAAGCCGGCGATTACGTGTATTTCATCGACGCCGATGCACTGGTCGGTGCCGGCGTTGAGTACCAAATGGGCAAAAGCACCAAGCTATTTGCCGGCCTTAGCTACCACCGCGGCTTGGTCGACATCGACCACTATTTCGAAAGCAAGCGCGGCTTTAAAGACGTGACCATCAAAAACAGCAGCGTGGCCCTGGACCTTGGCATAAAGTTTTAG